The genomic interval GACCGGGCGATTGGCCGTTATAGCCCCACAGATGCCCGACCATTCCAGGCGCGAATTCGCGCACGACCGGCTCGGCAACGAGATGGAACTCCTTCCAGTCGCCGTTCATCCGCCACGGCAAGGTCCAGCCATTCAGTGTAACGACAGGCTGGTAATCGGGGCCGCTCGTTGGTACGAGCGGCGGCTGCATTGTCGCCTCCTTCATTGTGGGCGCCTCGGGGATCGAGGCCGCTTGAACGCGACCTGAAATCGCGCCCGCACTGATCAGCGCTGCCGCACCGGAGGCGCCGAGGAAATTGCGACGGGAGACCGTCATGATGTCCACCTTTCTCATGTCAATGCCCGCCGCCTGCGGCCACCATCGCGACCCCAGGTCCCTCGCCCGGCGAGTTCGACGAACCGCCTCCGCCGATGATTGAGGTCTCGAAGTCCACCGCAGCGATGAAGAAGTCCCGCTTGGCCCCGATCGCCGCAACATTGCTTTCAATGCTTTCGTTCATCGTCGTAAGAAGCTCGAAAACATCGATCAACATGCCATTGTATTCGAGCAGAGCCTGCTCGTTTATCGTCCGTCGCAGCGGAAGAATGCTATTCTGATACTGTCGGGCGATGTCATGGCTCGCGCGATAGGTCTGGTAGGCAGCCCGTGCTTCCGAACGAACGTTGATCGCCTTTTCCATGAGCCGGTTGACAGCCTGCATGTAAGTCTCGCGCGAACGCCGGACATTTACTTCGCCGCCATCGAAAATCGGTATCTGGATCTCTAGTTCGAAGCCGCGCGGCGAGGCGCTTTCACGCTCTCCATTCTCCGTCACACGTTCATAGTTGCCGCGCCAGCCCCCATCCAACATCGAGATGAACCGGGTTGCCTCGGTCAGGCCGAGGGTCTTTGCCATTGCATCGAGCTCCAACCGCGCGGCGATGAGGTCCACTCGCTTTCGAACCGCATCAGCCTCCACCTGTTGCACCGTCTGCACACGGGGCATACTCGGCAGTTGTCCGGGCAGCTTGTAACCGACGTCGCCACCCCATAGGCCAAGCATGCGGGTCAACGCCTCGCGGTCGGTGGTAGCATTCATCCGTGCCTGGGCAAGCTCATTGGAGACCTCGGCGTAAAACGCTCCTGCCCGTGCCTGGTCCAGTTTCTTCGCGGCACCCGTCTCGCCAAGCTTGCGGGTGAGGTCCGCGGCGGCGTCGGCGGAGATCCGCGCCTGTTCGAGGAATGATGCGGTCTGCCGGGACGCGACGGCGCGATAATAGGCCCGGCGCGTATCGGCCGCGATGCGGAAGGTGGCCTCGATAGCCTTTTGCCGCGCCGCTTCGAACTGCGTCTTCGCAATCGCGCTGCGAGCCGGGAGTGTGATCAGGGCAAGGATATTAGCAATTACCCGGCGCTCGATTTCAAGCTCTCCGCCCGTCGCCAGGCGCTCGATGCCGATGACTGGGTTCGGCGGCAGGCTGGCTTCGACGAATGATGCCTCGGAAACTCCCAGCTCGTTGTACTCGGCCTGAAGCCCTCGATTGTTGAGGAGCGCCAGCTGAACGGCGGCATCGGCGGTGAGCGGTTTGATCAGGAGTGCCTTCACCCGGCTTTCGACCGCCGCCGCCTCGGCCGTGGAGGCGATCTTGACCGTTTCCATGCCGATCGCAGACGTGACCTGGTTCGACACGGGGCTCATGCCGCCATCACGTGCAAAGGTCGCACAGCCGGCTAGCAGAGCGGCAAGCCCACCCACCATTGTATGGCGCACCAGCTGCCGCCCAACGGGCTTATTTGCTGAACGAGTGTATCTCTTTTCCATCACTCGCCTCTCTTCTTGGGCGCGACCTGTTCGTTGCGCTCGATCCAGGACTTCGGATCGACTGGGCGATAATCAACGGTGCCGCTCATAACTGGCGCATAGCGCGCTACTGGTACCTGCACGCCCGCATCAGACGGATCGGCACCGGCTTCGATGTTGGGCGGGCCAGAGCATGCGGATAGGATGACGGCTAAAGCCATCAAAGAAACGGTCTTCATGGAAATCCTCGGAATCGGTCAAGTCGGCCTGAGCGGATACAGCGCACGGCGTCGAACAGCAGTCCTCCCGGCGCGGGGGGCGCGGCGAAGGGCGTTGACAGATACCCAAGCGTGACATGAAACGGACGAAATCCGTCAGCGGTGCAATGACGCGAAGAGTATCAGCCGACGATCAGATGTCGGTTGTTCTCGGCGGCCGCTCAAAGCGCAACCCTACAGCCTCTTTCATGCCGACGAGCAGAGGTGCGTGGTTCGCGTCATGCGAGATCATATGGACTATGGGGAGGTATTGGCTGGTCAACATCGCTGTATGACAAGCCGCTGCGCAGCACGAACTAGCCTCGCCATTCTTCTGAGAATCGGATCCGCACATTTCCCCGCCAGGGGAATCGCATTTTGCGGATTGTTCGCTTGAACCGTGTTCATGCGCGGCATCGCCCTGCAGACCAACATGCGCGGAGCCAGCAATTCCTACCGCCGCATGATGACCTTTCCCCAGCATGCCGCCGGCCACAACACCCGCGACACTCCAGCCCACGCTCGACATCGAGAACGCGAGCGCAACCAAGAGCACAATCATATGTCGCATGAGTTGAGGCATTGTGAACCACACTTGAGCGACTCGGCGTTGATGTCAAGGCTGCGAAAGAGCCCCGAGGGCTACAAAAATCAATGTGGTGCCAGACTGCTACGGCAAGGAACATGTCATTGTACGCCACTCCGAAACGATACTTCGCCACTGTCGATACTTAGCTGCAAAGTCGTCGGTCGTGCGGTGACGTTTTCCACATAATCTCACCGCGATCGGACGTTGTGGTGAAGTTGTGATGCATGCTGGGCCAATTGGCCAGGTTCGCGCCTCGCGCAGTTCGCGAGGCGCACCTTTTTGCAAGCCGAACTGCCTTGACCGTCGAGGTTCGCCGGAGGCCACGCACCCAAGCTGGAACTTGCGCTTGGTTGGAGATGGCGCGAGACGGGGACCGAGCCTCGCACAGTCGCGCCTTGAACCTAAGCCTCGAAATGCGGCAAACAACGAATGCGGATGCTCCGACCCCGTCGTTCCACGGCCCCGATTCGTGTGAGGCGAGCCAGTTCCTTGGTGACGGCCTCACGCTGGGTGGCGATACGGAGCGCTAACTCTTCGTGGGTCGGCATGGAGTTG from Ancylobacter polymorphus carries:
- a CDS encoding TolC family protein encodes the protein MSPVSNQVTSAIGMETVKIASTAEAAAVESRVKALLIKPLTADAAVQLALLNNRGLQAEYNELGVSEASFVEASLPPNPVIGIERLATGGELEIERRVIANILALITLPARSAIAKTQFEAARQKAIEATFRIAADTRRAYYRAVASRQTASFLEQARISADAAADLTRKLGETGAAKKLDQARAGAFYAEVSNELAQARMNATTDREALTRMLGLWGGDVGYKLPGQLPSMPRVQTVQQVEADAVRKRVDLIAARLELDAMAKTLGLTEATRFISMLDGGWRGNYERVTENGERESASPRGFELEIQIPIFDGGEVNVRRSRETYMQAVNRLMEKAINVRSEARAAYQTYRASHDIARQYQNSILPLRRTINEQALLEYNGMLIDVFELLTTMNESIESNVAAIGAKRDFFIAAVDFETSIIGGGGSSNSPGEGPGVAMVAAGGGH